The sequence TGCATATTGATACATAGAGAAACATATTAGGAGACAGTAACAGACGGACACAGTACAGaaatacttttgcatttataacacATAACAGTCCAGTTCACAAACTGTGAgcataaatttgatcaaaaatatctgaacacaactctattcttaacggcgtagaagcattttcagatatttttgatccaatttttgctcacagagtcacaagtttatgaactccgCGTACATATGATATGACTCTCCTATATAAGAACTGTGTAAGTGTGTACTGTATAATATCTTTTTGTGTAACATTTTTTAACATCAATTACTCCATTTTAACCTTGATCTGTTTAAACTGTGTTTCATTCGTTTCATTCGGACACCTTGGTCAAGGTCCGTATCTTTTCAATGCTAAATAGTTTTGTTATTTAAGGCAAATTAAGCCTTCTGTTCAAAACGAGTAGGTGCGTTTTTCTTCAATATTTTCGTAGACTGGAGCTAATTTGTTATCACCTTATGTTACATTTTAAgttcttatttattaattattaactagcttttgtccgcgtggtattcggttatcgcgcgctgttcccccgggaactgtgcattttcctggataaaaagtaggtagccTATGTGACTCTCTGCTCcattaactatctctatgccaaaaatcacgtcgatccgtcgctccgattcgacgtgaaagacggacaaacatacaaacacactctttcgcatttataatattagtgtagaTACAGCTGTTGAATTAAGATTCCGTGATCGCACTGAATGCGTGGAAATTATGTGAGTTTTTCTTAGTGATCGgtgcgagttgtcgttcattggcgttctaagggggaggcctttgtccagcagtggacgtcttccggctgatgatgatgatgatgatgacttagtgatctttattgacgttgcattattaaaaaagagtgccaaatttcatgaataGAGAGAGATTTCGAGATCTTATCAAGATCCCGTGGGAATCgagataaaaagcagcctatgtgttattcgaAGTAACACACTGTGTGCAACAAACACAAAAGTGTGTAGGTACACACTTTGATACTTCAGCAAGAGAAACATTAAGGGGATTGTTTGCTGGAAAACTATCTGCAAAATTGTAAGCTAGTATGTACGATGATCAATtgatcatataaaaaaattctgATCACATTGCTTGATTGTTCCATCTTCATAcagcctatgttttattagtCTAATATATTGTGTCCTTTGGACAGACACAGTCCGCACCTCCGCTCCgcatagggttgccatacgtcaggatttgtccggacatgtccggattTTTGATCCTTTGTCAGGAATTTAGGATTGCGGCCGAACTTGCCAAGTGTCCAGACTTTTAGAAATTACCCCATtgataaaaaatgaaatatttgttttcatgatACATGTAAATATAACACCTTTTTTATGAGTACATAGGATAAATTACAGCTAAAGAGATCTCAAtcaattatttgcttaaaactaGTTACaatctaattttgttatttggtttcaattattaatcaaatgttgaagaccaaaaagttgcacaccttaacgcatGTATGAGTtagaattaggtacttaccattatttttttccattgtggcAAAAAATTATTAATCTTACCTACATTTGTATCgctaattttcgtgtcacaatggaagcGTCGTGGCGCAGCGCCACGCCGGCACGTCCTTCAACCTATGTCAAATCTCTGTTACAAGAAATGTCACGCTTTAGGGTGGTCAGGTTTTTTGTCaggacttttaattttttcatatggAAACCCTAGCTCCGCCTTACCCCTCGCTCCGCTCGAGTGGACAGCCTTATTCTTCCacggggcaaagccgcgggatATAGCTAGTTTACTGTAGATAagctatctaaataaataaatagtcattGTTAGTAGTACACCcttataattaaactaaatgTAGTTGTTGAATCACTCCTTTGTAGTCTTTGTACCAATCATGCAGTGAGTAATCTATTTTGATAGGAACTGCTCGTTGCTCATTCTTATTGTTTCCGTATGCTTTGTTTGATTTCTGTTTGACAATTAACCTTTATTAACCATATGACATACATAATAGGTCCTGTACAACAAGACACGCCTCCtacaactataataataataagaagggCTTTTATTCCGAATTCTCTACAACTTCAACAGTACATGTTTAAATGTTCTATTCTATATTAAGTGCCGAATTCAGCGTGCCTcttggcataggcctcctccagctcTCTCCACTGAGCTCTATCTTCTGCTACCCTAGTCCAGTAAGGTCCCAATGTTAGGCGGATATCGTCTCTCCATCTTGTTTTTGGGCGCCCCTTTCTTCTACAGTCCTCTCTTTGGTACCATAAAGTTACTTGTTCCTTGTTAcagctacctatatacttaTTCCAGCTGGCTCCCTGGTAACATTTTACCCGTTCCAAGCTGTAATGAGCTAAAAAACTTTTGTACTTTCATATTAGATTACCATCAGGCTTTATAAATAACTGCAGTTACAGTCAGAATTCGTtatccgcgggaactatgtaattttccgggataaaaactatcctatgtccttctctgggactcaaactacctatatacactgtatgtatacctaatttcatctaaatcggttcaatgctttaggcgtgatgaagtaacaaacagacttacttacaagctttcgcGTTTTGTAATAGGTACGGTGggcatgtggcggctacgtatcgacgatcgaacgctcgatttacgtcttcgaatagtaaacgaatgttttgtgaaaacgccacactagaggctcTGACTGTGATCATTAAtgactagcgtttacccgccgCTTCGCACGCTTGAACCAGTAGTCTCAGGGATTTCGCTAAAATACTGTAGTAATTCCATAAGGAAATGCGCACTGAATTTCATTGCTAGGTATtaaaattttggtattttatccGGACGgaattttgggataaaaagtagccaatgccTAGCAGGCAACGAGTGTTTCCTGTTACGTTTATAATTGTTTTGCGACGCTCCTGGAAAGCGCTGCGGTGCAGTTTGGGAAACTCCTGTGCAAGGGCGTAGCGAGTACGCACCGCCATCACCATTATTGTCTAACTCAGGAATCGCACtcgttttcaccgcttctttctgacacacggtataggatggaggtagaaagagatggtatatgcgatcgcgaacgccCGAACGAAACGTAAAAAATAGGTACGGCTTCtgaatttcacttttttttcagCCCTGCTACACAAGAAACTGGGAAGTCCAAGTTCAATTCAAGGTCCATGGTAGGGGCAAGGATCTATATGGAGATGGCTTTGCTATCTGGTACGTCAAGGATCGGATGCAGTACGGGCCGGTGTTCGGCAGCAAGGATTATTACCAGGGTCTGGCTATTATATTGGACACGTATAGCAATCATAATGGCGCCCATaatgtaagtacaataaaaaactgtttatttcaatatatgtatgtaatgaTAAGAGTATATACGACGACCACAGAGCTAGCCTGGATCCTCAGAATAGTTGcactttttcaacctcgaccCAAAGCTTTGGGCTTATAagtagtaaattttattttacctctatcaatattcccagatctcaaaacatcttggtctcaaaatacctaaattgcagaatgcctaatttttttcttaaaaacacCGAATTAATatggccgaatttcaaaataccttagtctcataatgcctaaacttcaaaacactttcatggcaaaacaacatatGCTTAAAACAACCTAATgtcaaaatacctacctaaatttgTATTACACTGAGATTGTAAATTTTTACATAAGATGAATCTTCCTTGTTCTGCCGCGACGGTAATCTTTTAGCACAAAAAAAGGTTTGagctattttaatatttgtcatTCGGTCATtgaaggaattgtgcatttaaatctttaggtatttagagaatatgacGTTTTAGGTCAaagtcataatgaatttcgttcattttaagaatgagacaatttgacatttaggtattatgagcccatggtaatttgaaaattaaggtattatgaaatttagtggttttaagcccaaagcGATCCCAAAAAcatataaagaaagaagaaagataggaaataatttatttataacagcagtgacacattacacaggttaggaaaaataacaataagaagtgttgccgctataaaaaggtcccggctcagcatatgcaaatgcaaaatgtttAAGTTTTAAGTTATCATGTTTTATTCCGATTTGTTTTCCAGCATCAGCACCCATACATTTCGGCGACCGTCAACAACGGTAGCTTACACTACGACCACGACCGCGACGGCACTCACACGCAGTTGGCCGGCTGTGAGGCGAAGTTCCGGAACTTTAACCACGACACACATTTGAGCATCATCTATAAAGACGACACTCTTATTGGTAAGTGTTGTATCTTACATCCGCCAGCGAcaatttaagagctacgctgtTTGACTTCTTGATACAATATGAACATGGCAACCTAATGTCTCCTTCACCTGGTCAAAATAGGCAATCTTGGCCTTCCTCTGCCTCTTCTTCTTTGTGAAAAATGCATCTTGGACGATATTCTTCTGGTAAGTGTTGTCTCTTACATTCACCAGCGACAACGATACTCTGGTCTAGTTTTATtctcttcttaaatttaagagctttGCTTTTGTAAGTGAAGTAACCGTCACTCCGCTCGGTCTTCGGCCATCTTTTTGATTTCCTGATCCGATACGACACTATCCTTCACCTGAtcaaaataggtcaatcttggCCTTCCCCTGCCTCGTCTTCCATTTTTTTATGGTGTATAAAATAGACTTTTTTTCTAACAACGACAAGCTTTGTCAAGAGAATGAAATCGACGATACTCTTGTGTAGCAAGCAATATGCAAGACCAAGTTCTAGAACTTTTACTACGAGACTTATCTGAGCATCATTTAAGCATTTCTGTGGACAGTAGCTCACCTAGTGACCAACCCTGTGCAATCAACCAGTAAATTTTGTTGGTATCACTGACTAGTGACGCTCAGCTTACGTCATGGCGTCCCAGTGAATCATAACCCTAACTATTCTATCGGTTTCCATCGTGGTACCACAAGGATAACCATAACCCTTATTTCAGTACAAacggatttcgaaggcaagaaCGCGTGGAAGGAATGCCTCCGTGTGGAAAATGTGCTTCTGCCCACCGGCTACTTCTTCGGTGCTTCTGCGACCACCGGCGACCTTAGTGACAACCATGACATTATCGCTATCAAGATGTACGAGTTGGATCTGCTAGAAACGGTGAGTTGGGTTTGAGAATTATACTAGGGTGTCGGAGGTTTTTCGGAGGAGTCGGATGTGGGGGCGAAGAGCTTAATTTCCGCAGAGGTGGAGATTAACGGAGCCGGAGGCGGAGGTTAAAACAGGAGTGGAAATAATTTTGTGACTTATCattgtcaaagtaattaaatgtcaaaaattacaaaaaaagtgGGAATATAGTGATTTGTGGACAGACCCTGGACGCCCCTGGCCCGCTTTGCCCCTGTCCTTGTTGATCTGGACGGCTAAGCATAGGAATTTCATGAACAATCTGACCAttttcaaatctagggtgaatgcgCATTTACTAGTAAAGTGTGTGCCGTCTTAGGCCGCATCTTCGCTCACGATCATGTCAGATTCTGGTGAAACACACAGTATTTCAcgctaaaaaatgttttcaatagTTTCGACCACAATTTCATGCTGAAAAACCATTTTTCGTAAGACATAGCTGTATCGTTTTCTTACAGCAAGACAAAGACGAGGACCGCTCCCACATAATACCATCAGCACAGACCTTTGAAGCCCCCAGGGAGCGGGTTGAGGACGTCAAACCAGCCATGTCCGGAGTCAAGACCTTCCTCTGGATGATGTTCGTCGCCATTGTCATTATAGTCCTAGTTGTACTTGGCATCATGTGGTACCAGAAGAAGCAGGAACACTCGAGAAAGAGGCTGTACTGATCTAGAAAGTGGTGAGGGTGAGAATCTtggtttgtttttaaaataggaATGTGGAGTCACAGCTTTTTTAACGCTTATGGAACAGGGAGCAAGTAAATTGGTTAACCGTTGTTGACTAGGTGCACCTGCCCTAATGCTTCTCTTCCTACTGTTAAGGCCCTCTGCTAGAGAGGAACTGTTGCGCTCGTTCATACAAGGGGATATATCCGACGCGCACTCCAAAGAGATACTCGAAAATAGGGGAATCGATAAAGTATCGTCAGATCCTTTTCAAGCGTACACTTTTATGATCAATCTTCAATTGTCAAGTATAATTGTGTAAAGTCGTCCACAGACCTACCAATTCTGTTCTCTGCTACAATATAATCCGGGTTCATCGTCGCACACACGCCAACCGGCTAGAACGTTCTGATCGGCGATGCAGTAGATTGCTTGATGACCGGATATTCTTGCCGACCCGGGTCGGTAGGTATGTGACGAATGATACATTTTGTATTGCTTTCTTACCTTCTGATttgattattttctgttttttctagTTCAAAACGAAATCAGTAGGTCTGTGACCGGACTAAGTGTTGGCTTTGACGATGGAAACCATAAGAACTATTGGGTTTTTCTTTAAACGTCCTTATACTTTAGCACAGGCTcctttgtttttcattttcagTAACCCAGAAACATTCAAAAGTCTTTTgagtaaatttaaaacaaaaatcagGTATTTTGAGCCCCTTGTTAGCCTAATTCGTAGCTTCTCTGCCAATTGtcagattaatattttttattgttaaagaCTAAAGCAAATACTTGCACACTTGAGCAAACTGTTCATATAATTAATAACATCTTTGTTGACACAAGTATCGCAGTTGAATTGACATTTGTGGGGATGGatcagaaataaaaaacaacaacaactccTGTTGTGTTGAGTTagagtgacaaattaaaacggtggttgtggtttgttagtctaacaactgatagcatggtgtacggttatgTTACTCTAAAGagaagctctggttgagttcgaaacgcgtcagtgtgatttgtgtgtgttcttacagtgtggaggtggaggaactgcatgaacacgcatattttgcataagcttggctatcgtaaggtcgcgggtgagcaaggaaattcttttagttcaggtGAATTCGGCCCAtatgaaaaacataaaaatgttgGCTCTCAACGAATACCAACTATATGTACTAATAGCAAAATAGCAATGTGCCACAATGCATCATTGCACTAATAAAATCTGGACCGGGGTAATCCCAATGGTCAAAGTTACTCTTCAGGGTTAAAGTAACCCGACCTTAcgatacttataataataatgttgtaaTCTGTCAACTTTTGATGATAAAagtcaagtttgtttatttgccaaaaaaactAATCTACCAATTTACTAATATAGGTACTTGGTTATCAACTTTCCCGTACTAACTCTGATTACATtgaactttcatcatcatcccagcctatatacgtcccactgctgggcacaggcctcctctcagaacaagagggcttgggccatagttttgCCAAAACATTGAACCTTATTGACACTTATttatcaaacatttttttttgtagaggaACCATACGGCCAACGCCGTATAAAACCAACCAATGAAATCCCTTGGATATCGGTGGCTCGCGTGTGGATTGTTCGGCGCCGcattcgaaaattaaaaatgatctgGTGTAAACATTCctttttgaatttcaaacttgaaaattgtttttatttattattatttaaggtaggcgtccacttatccgcatcgtacgcttcggacgtatcggatttgttgctttgtatagaaatgtgcgatgcttacgatgcggacaggtggacgcacttatatgagtttctatacaaagaataccagggctttaaataccgttaaaaagtggtaacgttaccaactgtcaaaccgatttaacgttaaatgataattaacgttaaacgatttaccgttacttatacaactttttaccggtaaaaaaaatggtaacgttatcagctattcattaaattaacgttaattcaaaagtatcgttaaatcattttaacggtatttatattactatttaccggtaagcttgggtaacgttaaatggcagattatcctcatttatcgagcgagtatgcacgcgcaATACGCGCATTCctcgtcgtttttagggttccgtacctcaaaaggaaaaacggaacccttgtaggatcactttttgtccttctgtccgtctgtctttctgttaagacgctttttctcaggaacgcgtggaggtatcaaggaGGTATGAAATTTATAGGGGTAGaaatttgtatgagaaatacgaatatctgttctcgagtcttgggtgcaTAATAGATGTTTTCTCatacatgctcggaaatgtatgcgttaatgtcacgaaatggagacatgaagtttctcatttatggctccctaccacctccctacataacttcttggcctaggccatgaagtatgtatgaaaatccattattgtccgctgctc is a genomic window of Choristoneura fumiferana unplaced genomic scaffold, NRCan_CFum_1 Sck3bRy_85;HRSCAF=264_pilon, whole genome shotgun sequence containing:
- the LOC141445249 gene encoding vesicular integral-membrane protein VIP36-like — its product is FQPCYTRNWEVQVQFKVHGRGKDLYGDGFAIWYVKDRMQYGPVFGSKDYYQGLAIILDTYSNHNGAHNHQHPYISATVNNGSLHYDHDRDGTHTQLAGCEAKFRNFNHDTHLSIIYKDDTLIVQTDFEGKNAWKECLRVENVLLPTGYFFGASATTGDLSDNHDIIAIKMYELDLLETQDKDEDRSHIIPSAQTFEAPRERVEDVKPAMSGVKTFLWMMFVAIVIIVLVVLGIMWYQKKQEHSRKRLY